A single window of Sporomusaceae bacterium DNA harbors:
- a CDS encoding NADH-quinone oxidoreductase subunit B family protein, giving the protein MTLRTAEETAARELLRENFILTSLETVLGWARSNSLWPLTSGLACCAIEMMSAAAGRFDLARFGYEVFRPSPRQADLLITAGTLTWKMAPVLKRLYEQMPEPKWVIAMGSCASTGGPFADSYSVVPGVDYVIPVDVYVPGCPPRPEALIDGILQLKAKIAKPQLTRGVVRYGR; this is encoded by the coding sequence ATGACGCTGCGAACCGCTGAGGAGACCGCCGCCCGGGAACTCCTCCGCGAGAATTTCATCCTCACATCGCTCGAGACCGTTCTGGGTTGGGCACGTTCCAATTCTTTATGGCCGCTGACCAGCGGCCTCGCGTGTTGCGCCATCGAGATGATGAGCGCCGCCGCGGGGCGTTTCGACCTGGCCCGGTTCGGCTACGAGGTATTCAGACCGTCGCCCCGCCAGGCCGACCTGCTCATAACCGCCGGCACGCTGACCTGGAAGATGGCGCCGGTCCTCAAGCGCCTCTACGAGCAGATGCCGGAACCTAAATGGGTGATCGCCATGGGCAGCTGCGCCAGCACAGGCGGACCGTTCGCCGATTCCTACTCCGTCGTTCCTGGGGTGGATTACGTCATCCCCGTTGATGTGTACGTGCCCGGTTGTCCCCCGCGCCCCGAGGCCCTCATCGACGGCATCCTCCAGCTCAAGGCGAAGATCGCCAAACCGCAGCTTACACGGGGGGTGGTCCGTTATGGCCGTTAA
- a CDS encoding NADH-quinone oxidoreductase subunit C, with product MAVNIEPVLVRYLVGLFPSLAAADRAGDGLTVVTAPPEEIYAVLKTLRHEEPFSMDTLGDLTAVDYPDRLEVVYHLYSAACGHKLAVKTSVAKGAAALPTVTGLWPAAEFAERETYDLLGVTFTGHPNLTRILLPEGFEGHPLRKDYSLPPRPATR from the coding sequence ATGGCCGTTAATATCGAGCCGGTCCTTGTCCGCTACCTGGTGGGTCTGTTTCCGAGCCTCGCGGCTGCCGACCGGGCCGGGGACGGATTGACGGTCGTGACTGCGCCGCCGGAGGAGATTTACGCTGTCCTCAAGACTCTGCGCCACGAAGAGCCCTTTTCAATGGACACCCTCGGCGATCTCACCGCCGTGGACTATCCCGACCGGCTGGAGGTTGTCTATCATCTCTATTCCGCCGCCTGCGGGCATAAGCTGGCGGTCAAGACCAGCGTGGCGAAGGGCGCCGCCGCTCTGCCCACGGTTACCGGCTTATGGCCGGCGGCCGAGTTTGCCGAACGCGAAACCTATGATCTTCTTGGGGTGACGTTCACCGGCCATCCAAATCTGACCCGCATCCTCCTGCCTGAAGGCTTCGAGGGGCATCCCCTTCGCAAAGACTACAGCCTGCCGCCGCGGCCGGCGACGAGGTGA
- a CDS encoding NADH-quinone oxidoreductase subunit D, which yields MTTRTEVYTLNMGPQHPGTHGVLRVILELDGETVVSATPELGYLHRGIEKLAESRTYAQIIPYTDRLDYLAAMNTNLGYCQAVEKLATIEVPERAEYLRVIMAELGRIASHLIFLASIAIDLGGTTGMMYAFRDRERILDLFDAACGARMTFNYIRIGGVMADVDEAFLGGARTFLADFPAIMDEYHGLISGNEIFYYRLKDSSVVGRERALALGLTGPCLRAAGVDVDLRRDEPYGIYDRFSFKVPVGEKGDNWDRYIVRMEEMEESASIVAQALGALPDGPVMAKVPKILKPPPGEVYHRVENPRGELGFYIVSDGSTKPYRFHVRRPSFQNLLAVDELCRGGKIADVVAALATLDPVMGEVDC from the coding sequence ATGACCACCCGCACTGAAGTCTATACCCTCAATATGGGGCCCCAGCATCCCGGCACCCACGGCGTCCTCCGCGTCATCCTCGAGCTAGACGGCGAGACGGTGGTGAGCGCCACCCCGGAGCTGGGCTATCTCCACCGCGGCATCGAAAAGTTGGCCGAGAGCCGCACCTATGCCCAGATCATCCCCTATACCGATCGCCTGGACTACCTGGCCGCCATGAATACCAACCTCGGTTACTGCCAGGCGGTGGAGAAGCTGGCCACGATCGAGGTGCCGGAAAGGGCCGAATACCTGCGCGTCATCATGGCCGAATTAGGCCGCATCGCCAGTCATCTGATCTTCCTAGCCTCGATCGCCATCGACCTTGGCGGCACTACCGGGATGATGTACGCCTTCCGCGACCGGGAGCGCATCCTCGACCTTTTCGATGCAGCCTGCGGTGCCCGCATGACCTTCAATTACATCCGCATCGGCGGCGTGATGGCCGATGTGGATGAAGCGTTTCTGGGCGGCGCCCGCACTTTCCTGGCCGATTTCCCGGCAATCATGGACGAGTACCACGGACTGATTTCCGGCAACGAGATATTCTACTACCGACTCAAGGACAGTTCGGTCGTCGGGCGCGAACGGGCGCTGGCCCTCGGCCTCACCGGACCGTGCCTGCGGGCCGCCGGCGTTGACGTCGATCTGCGCCGCGACGAGCCGTACGGCATTTACGACCGATTCAGCTTCAAGGTGCCGGTGGGCGAAAAGGGCGACAACTGGGACCGCTACATCGTCCGCATGGAGGAGATGGAGGAGAGCGCGTCGATCGTCGCCCAGGCTCTGGGCGCTTTGCCCGACGGTCCGGTTATGGCCAAGGTGCCGAAGATTCTCAAGCCGCCGCCCGGCGAGGTCTACCACCGTGTGGAGAATCCCCGTGGCGAGCTGGGGTTTTACATTGTCAGCGACGGGTCGACTAAGCCGTACCGGTTCCACGTGCGGCGCCCTTCGTTCCAGAACCTCCTGGCTGTCGATGAACTGTGCCGCGGCGGCAAAATCGCCGATGTCGTCGCCGCCCTGGCGACGCTCGACCCGGTGATGGGGGAGGTGGATTGCTAG
- the nuoH gene encoding NADH-quinone oxidoreductase subunit NuoH gives MIAAQIGAIFAVIMTSAIVLVYAERKVSAFMQMRIGPNRVGPWGILQTTADMLKLLSKEDIMPRAAERRVWALAPVLLFVPAVAAYAVLPLDAGLVFADLNIGIFYFVAISSQATLPFLMAGWASNNKYALLGGMRTVAQMISYEIPLVFSLLGVVMLTGSMKMSDIVGAQRDFWFILIQPAAFLVYVIAATAETNRTPFDLVEAESEIIAGPFTEYSGMRWSLFFLAEYANLVAVSAIAATVFLGGWQGPWLPGWLWFTAKVVMMIYIFMWFRWTFPRIRVDQLMSFGWKGLLPLALVNVVVTGIGIFIAQQWRG, from the coding sequence ATGATCGCCGCGCAGATCGGCGCGATCTTCGCGGTGATAATGACGTCGGCGATTGTGCTTGTTTACGCGGAGCGCAAGGTCAGCGCCTTTATGCAGATGAGGATCGGTCCCAACCGCGTCGGGCCGTGGGGCATCCTGCAGACGACCGCCGACATGCTCAAGCTCCTTTCCAAAGAGGATATAATGCCCCGGGCCGCCGAGCGCCGCGTGTGGGCGCTGGCCCCCGTGCTGCTGTTCGTGCCGGCCGTTGCCGCCTACGCCGTGCTGCCGCTTGACGCCGGGCTGGTTTTCGCCGACCTCAACATCGGCATCTTCTACTTTGTCGCCATCTCTTCGCAGGCCACGCTGCCCTTTCTGATGGCGGGCTGGGCTTCGAACAACAAATACGCCCTGCTGGGCGGGATGCGTACCGTCGCCCAGATGATAAGCTATGAGATCCCGCTCGTTTTTTCCCTGCTCGGCGTGGTGATGCTGACAGGTTCGATGAAGATGAGCGATATTGTCGGCGCGCAGCGGGATTTTTGGTTTATTCTCATCCAGCCGGCAGCATTCCTGGTGTATGTAATCGCCGCGACCGCCGAGACCAACCGCACACCGTTCGACCTCGTAGAGGCCGAGTCGGAAATAATTGCCGGTCCGTTTACCGAGTACAGCGGGATGCGCTGGTCGCTGTTCTTTCTCGCCGAGTACGCCAACCTCGTAGCCGTGTCGGCTATCGCGGCGACGGTGTTCCTCGGCGGCTGGCAGGGCCCCTGGCTGCCCGGCTGGCTGTGGTTCACCGCCAAGGTGGTAATGATGATCTATATTTTCATGTGGTTCCGCTGGACCTTCCCGCGCATCCGGGTGGACCAGCTGATGTCCTTCGGCTGGAAGGGTCTGCTGCCCCTCGCCCTGGTCAACGTCGTCGTCACAGGGATCGGAATCTTTATCGCGCAGCAGTGGAGGGGGTAA
- a CDS encoding NADH-quinone oxidoreductase subunit I, producing MIGKGLVKGMSITLRRFFDRPNTVEYPEHKIPMTPRFRGGSLVLDSGRCIACGLCAMACPNAVIDLATETGEDKKKRLTAYHFHAGLCLFCNLCLEACPVQALSWSQDYEAACYRREGLSIDCLAAGQRGDTVG from the coding sequence ATGATCGGCAAAGGACTCGTCAAGGGGATGTCGATAACGCTCAGGCGGTTCTTCGATCGCCCCAATACGGTTGAATATCCCGAGCATAAGATCCCGATGACGCCTCGCTTCCGCGGCGGCAGCCTCGTCCTTGACAGCGGCCGCTGCATCGCCTGCGGCCTGTGCGCCATGGCCTGCCCGAACGCAGTCATTGACCTGGCCACGGAAACGGGCGAGGACAAGAAGAAGCGCCTCACCGCCTACCATTTCCACGCCGGCCTGTGCCTGTTCTGCAACCTGTGCCTCGAAGCCTGCCCGGTGCAGGCTCTGTCCTGGTCGCAGGATTACGAGGCGGCCTGCTACCGGCGCGAGGGCCTGAGCATAGACTGCCTGGCCGCGGGCCAAAGGGGGGATACGGTTGGCTAG
- a CDS encoding NADH-quinone oxidoreductase subunit J: MASWVTVAAFYLLAAVVLAAAAGVVFKRNLVHSALLLAVTFIGVAGLYILLAADFLAAVQLLVYNGAVAVIVVIGVMLTQKGDMKNSNPPNRMGRGILVVVVLLAAGMLTAVLTTKWPVVAQPAPGETAAAIAGLLLGDFAIAFEAAAVLLLAAMIGAIILARGGENRGSHRT; this comes from the coding sequence TTGGCTAGCTGGGTAACCGTCGCCGCGTTCTACCTGCTGGCGGCCGTCGTTCTGGCCGCTGCCGCCGGGGTGGTGTTCAAACGCAACCTTGTCCATAGCGCCCTTCTGCTCGCCGTCACATTTATCGGTGTGGCCGGGCTTTATATCCTGCTGGCCGCCGACTTCCTGGCCGCCGTCCAGCTGCTTGTCTATAACGGCGCAGTCGCCGTCATCGTCGTCATCGGCGTTATGCTTACTCAAAAGGGAGACATGAAGAACAGCAACCCGCCCAACCGCATGGGCCGCGGCATTCTGGTCGTCGTCGTTCTTCTTGCCGCCGGTATGCTGACCGCCGTGCTGACGACAAAATGGCCGGTCGTGGCGCAACCGGCGCCGGGGGAAACGGCAGCCGCTATCGCCGGCCTGCTGCTCGGCGATTTCGCCATCGCCTTCGAGGCGGCGGCTGTCCTGCTGCTGGCGGCGATGATAGGCGCCATCATCCTGGCGAGAGGAGGGGAGAACCGTGGCAGCCATCGGACTTGA
- the nuoK gene encoding NADH-quinone oxidoreductase subunit NuoK → MAAIGLEHYLAVAALLFCLGVYGLLTKRNLVAILMSIELMLNAVNLNMVAFSRFITPEAFVGQLFAVFTITVAAAEVAVGLALIFSIYRDRATTSTEEMDWMKW, encoded by the coding sequence GTGGCAGCCATCGGACTTGAGCACTACCTGGCCGTCGCCGCCCTGTTGTTCTGCCTCGGCGTTTACGGTCTGCTCACCAAACGTAATCTTGTGGCCATCCTCATGTCGATTGAGCTGATGCTCAACGCCGTTAACCTTAATATGGTGGCCTTCTCGCGGTTCATAACCCCCGAAGCGTTCGTCGGCCAGTTGTTCGCCGTTTTCACGATAACGGTCGCCGCCGCCGAGGTCGCCGTCGGCCTGGCCCTGATTTTCAGCATTTACCGTGACCGCGCCACCACCAGCACCGAAGAGATGGACTGGATGAAGTGGTAA
- the nuoL gene encoding NADH-quinone oxidoreductase subunit L, giving the protein MMNIFDTALQLSWLIPVLPAAAFLVIMAVFRASNFFSAAIAIAAMTASFLLSLGVAAKAIMAGFTRENPFVLKATWFELPGLHIDMGVLVDPLSSLMIVVVTLVALLVEIYSLGYMHGDGGFPRFFAFLSLFGASMLGLVVAVNFLQMFVFWELVGLSSYLLIGYYFYKISAREAAKKAFITTRVGDFGLLLGIVALQIILGTLDFTSLDTLIPKYVKEYGDAALTVVALLIFLGPVGKSGQFPLHVWLPDAMEGPTPVSALIHAATMVVAGVYLVARAYLLFHTLPAALAVVAWVGGFTAFFAAAIALTQREIKRILAYSTVSQLGYMMLALGVGSLTASMFHLMTHAFFKALMFLAAGSVLHALHDRADIFALGGLKKHMPLTWAAMGIGVLAIAGIPPFAGFFSKDEILAAAAGVSLPLFALATVTAAMTAFYMARMFFAVFYGRPRWDEAHEHPHEGPWSMRIALGVLATLAVTSGAAGYFFHFGDWVRFGPPHHAGIDWAIAGTSTALSVLAIGAAWLLYGAGRWSPDAVAARLGPLYTLSFRKFYVDELYLWFDRTVVDSLGRFLAWFDVRVIDGIVNGCGWLAEAGGDRLRRMQTGQVQHYALIFFAAIFLLAIWMAAAGPAPVKAAVLSGGEVR; this is encoded by the coding sequence ATGATGAACATATTCGATACCGCGCTCCAGCTGTCGTGGCTTATCCCCGTTCTGCCGGCGGCCGCTTTCCTCGTCATCATGGCCGTTTTCAGGGCCAGCAACTTCTTCAGCGCCGCTATCGCCATCGCCGCCATGACCGCGTCATTCCTGCTGTCGCTGGGGGTGGCGGCCAAAGCCATTATGGCCGGCTTCACCCGCGAGAATCCTTTCGTTCTCAAGGCTACCTGGTTCGAATTGCCCGGTCTCCACATCGACATGGGCGTGCTCGTCGATCCCCTGTCGTCGCTGATGATCGTCGTCGTGACGCTGGTGGCCCTGCTCGTCGAGATATACTCTCTCGGCTATATGCACGGCGACGGCGGCTTTCCGCGGTTCTTCGCCTTCCTGTCGCTGTTCGGGGCGTCGATGCTCGGACTGGTCGTAGCCGTGAACTTCCTGCAGATGTTCGTTTTCTGGGAGCTGGTGGGGCTGAGTTCCTACCTGCTGATCGGTTACTATTTCTATAAGATATCGGCCCGTGAGGCGGCCAAGAAAGCGTTCATCACCACCAGGGTAGGCGATTTCGGCCTCCTGCTCGGCATCGTGGCGCTGCAAATAATACTCGGCACCCTCGATTTCACCAGCCTCGACACGCTAATCCCCAAGTACGTGAAAGAGTATGGCGATGCAGCCCTGACGGTCGTCGCCCTGCTGATATTTCTCGGTCCGGTGGGCAAATCGGGACAGTTCCCTCTCCACGTATGGCTGCCCGACGCCATGGAAGGCCCCACGCCCGTTTCGGCGCTTATCCATGCGGCGACGATGGTCGTGGCCGGGGTGTACCTGGTGGCCCGCGCCTATCTTCTTTTCCACACCCTGCCCGCCGCGTTGGCAGTCGTGGCCTGGGTGGGCGGCTTCACCGCCTTCTTTGCCGCCGCCATCGCCCTTACACAGCGCGAGATCAAGCGCATCCTCGCTTATTCGACTGTCAGTCAGCTCGGCTATATGATGCTGGCCCTCGGCGTAGGCAGCCTGACCGCCTCGATGTTCCATCTCATGACCCATGCATTCTTCAAGGCGCTGATGTTCCTCGCAGCCGGCTCGGTACTGCACGCCCTGCACGACCGGGCTGACATCTTCGCGCTCGGCGGCCTCAAAAAGCACATGCCGCTGACTTGGGCGGCGATGGGCATCGGCGTGCTGGCTATCGCAGGCATCCCGCCGTTCGCCGGCTTTTTCTCCAAGGACGAGATTCTTGCCGCAGCCGCGGGCGTGAGCCTGCCGCTGTTCGCACTGGCGACGGTCACGGCCGCTATGACCGCGTTTTACATGGCGCGGATGTTTTTTGCGGTGTTCTACGGCCGGCCGCGCTGGGATGAGGCGCATGAGCACCCCCACGAGGGCCCGTGGTCGATGCGCATAGCGCTCGGCGTGCTGGCCACTCTCGCCGTTACGAGCGGGGCCGCCGGCTATTTTTTCCACTTCGGGGACTGGGTCCGTTTCGGGCCGCCCCATCACGCGGGCATCGACTGGGCGATCGCCGGCACCTCGACGGCGCTGTCCGTGCTGGCCATCGGTGCGGCCTGGCTGCTCTACGGCGCCGGCCGCTGGTCGCCGGACGCGGTGGCCGCCAGGCTGGGGCCGCTCTACACCCTCAGTTTCCGTAAGTTCTATGTCGACGAACTGTACCTGTGGTTCGACCGCACCGTCGTCGACAGCCTGGGCCGTTTCCTGGCCTGGTTCGACGTCCGGGTGATAGACGGCATAGTCAATGGCTGCGGCTGGCTGGCCGAGGCGGGAGGCGACCGCCTGCGCCGCATGCAGACCGGCCAAGTCCAGCACTATGCGCTAATATTCTTTGCCGCCATTTTCCTGCTGGCCATCTGGATGGCAGCTGCCGGGCCGGCGCCGGTCAAGGCCGCGGTTTTGTCGGGAGGTGAGGTACGGTGA
- a CDS encoding NADH-quinone oxidoreductase subunit M — protein MSTGFPILTTILVAPVLGALAIVLLPREARQTVKYVAAFAMGTALALALYCYFAYDFARGGMQFTESVPWIPELGVTYAMGVDGLSLPMVLLTVLIGFSAVFASWGTEERNKEFFVLLLILIAGVAGTFLTRDLFIFLLFYELVVIPIYILVILWGSSKRVTKEYAGMKLTIYLLVGSAFLLVGVLALYIQAYPPGERTFLMERLAAAAALGHLPESFQVPVFFLLLLGFGSLISMWPFHSWSPDGYAGAPTAVSMIHAGVLKKIGGYGLIRLGVVVLPLGAKYWAPAIAALGVVNVLYAAFIAISQRDLKYVVGYSSVSHMGFVLIGIAALNVIGISGAVANMFAHGVMSALFFALIGYLYGQTHTRKMDEMGGLAHQMPYAATGLMLAGMASLGLPGLISFVPEFTIFVGAFGRFPVLSVLAIAGIVLTALYTLRVLANVLFGPRQTRFDHLPDAGGPALVPIIVLGIVLIVFGVFPALLMKMAGSGVEPLTAILDGVGLAARMGGGL, from the coding sequence GTGAGCACCGGTTTTCCCATTCTCACGACAATCCTCGTAGCTCCCGTCCTCGGGGCGCTGGCCATCGTCCTCCTGCCTCGCGAAGCCCGCCAGACGGTCAAGTATGTGGCAGCCTTCGCCATGGGCACCGCACTGGCGCTCGCCCTGTATTGCTACTTCGCCTACGATTTCGCCCGCGGCGGCATGCAGTTCACCGAAAGCGTGCCGTGGATACCGGAGTTGGGCGTGACCTATGCCATGGGGGTCGACGGCCTGTCGCTGCCGATGGTTCTCCTCACCGTCCTCATCGGGTTCTCAGCCGTGTTCGCCTCCTGGGGAACGGAGGAGCGGAACAAGGAGTTCTTCGTCCTCCTCCTCATCCTGATCGCCGGCGTCGCTGGCACCTTCCTGACCCGCGACCTGTTTATCTTCCTGCTCTTCTACGAGCTTGTGGTAATACCGATATACATCCTCGTCATCCTGTGGGGTTCGAGTAAGCGGGTGACCAAGGAGTACGCCGGCATGAAGCTGACCATTTACCTGCTCGTCGGCTCGGCCTTCCTGCTCGTCGGCGTGCTGGCTCTCTACATTCAGGCTTACCCGCCGGGCGAGCGCACTTTCCTTATGGAGAGGCTGGCCGCGGCTGCCGCTCTCGGCCATCTGCCCGAGAGCTTCCAGGTACCGGTGTTCTTTCTCCTTCTGCTGGGGTTCGGCTCGCTCATCTCCATGTGGCCGTTCCACAGCTGGTCGCCGGACGGCTACGCCGGTGCGCCGACCGCGGTGTCGATGATCCACGCCGGTGTGCTCAAGAAGATCGGCGGCTACGGCCTCATCCGCCTCGGCGTCGTTGTCCTGCCGCTGGGCGCCAAGTACTGGGCGCCGGCCATCGCCGCCCTTGGGGTGGTGAACGTCCTCTACGCCGCCTTTATCGCCATCTCGCAGCGCGACCTGAAGTATGTCGTCGGTTATTCGTCTGTTTCCCACATGGGCTTCGTGCTTATCGGCATCGCCGCGCTGAACGTCATCGGCATCAGCGGCGCGGTCGCCAACATGTTCGCCCACGGCGTGATGAGTGCCCTGTTCTTCGCCCTGATCGGCTACCTGTACGGGCAGACCCACACCCGCAAAATGGATGAGATGGGCGGTCTCGCCCACCAGATGCCGTATGCCGCCACCGGGCTGATGCTGGCGGGTATGGCCTCCCTTGGGCTACCCGGGCTGATCAGCTTCGTTCCCGAATTCACCATCTTCGTCGGCGCTTTCGGCCGCTTCCCCGTCCTCAGCGTGCTGGCCATCGCCGGTATCGTCCTGACGGCGCTTTATACGCTGCGCGTGCTGGCCAACGTGCTCTTCGGCCCTCGCCAGACCAGGTTCGATCACCTGCCCGACGCCGGCGGACCGGCCCTCGTCCCCATCATCGTCCTCGGCATCGTCCTCATCGTCTTCGGTGTTTTCCCCGCGCTGCTGATGAAGATGGCCGGCAGTGGAGTCGAGCCGCTTACCGCCATCCTCGACGGCGTCGGCCTGGCGGCGCGGATGGGAGGTGGGCTGTAA
- a CDS encoding NADH-quinone oxidoreductase subunit N yields the protein MDLSLLTTEIVTVALACFVVALDLLMPAGEPRRALGYLTLLGLAGIFAHTFTQYGLNASLYGGMFRVDDYAVFFKQIFLAAYMLTILFSLRTADGFAPYTGEFYGLMLFSLAGMMVMASANDLVTLFVGMELMTITFFILVGFNLGDGKSSEAGVKYLVLGAASTAVLLYGMSLIYGYTGSVVLPEIAARLSASPAALVGIVFILAGFAFKIAAVPFGMWVPDVYEGAPVPITALLAMASKAASFAVITRVFLTAFADAPYNWPLIIAWLAAASMVAGNLAAILQTNVKRLLAYSSIAQAGYLLTGLVAAGPNGVKGIIFYTALYVFASAGAFAVVAAVRDETGSDDIAAYRGLARSSPLLAAAMTVALLSMAGIPPLAGFVGKLYLFLAVLEKGWFWLALLGFVMSMVSVYYYLLVVKAMYLGEPAGEAPADGCSALRWAALVSLVLTVVCGVYPTPLAALASRVAQNFFQ from the coding sequence ATGGACCTCAGTTTGCTGACAACCGAGATTGTGACCGTCGCGCTCGCCTGCTTCGTCGTCGCGCTCGATCTGCTCATGCCGGCCGGTGAGCCGCGCCGCGCGCTCGGCTACCTGACCCTGTTGGGACTTGCTGGCATCTTCGCCCACACCTTCACCCAGTATGGTCTTAACGCCAGCCTCTACGGAGGCATGTTCCGCGTCGACGATTACGCCGTTTTCTTCAAGCAGATTTTCCTGGCCGCCTATATGCTGACAATACTTTTCTCATTGCGCACCGCCGACGGGTTTGCGCCTTATACGGGCGAATTCTACGGGTTGATGCTCTTTTCGCTCGCCGGCATGATGGTTATGGCGTCAGCCAACGACCTCGTGACCCTGTTCGTCGGCATGGAGCTGATGACGATCACTTTCTTTATCCTCGTCGGCTTCAACCTCGGCGACGGCAAATCGAGCGAGGCCGGGGTGAAGTACCTTGTCCTCGGTGCGGCGTCGACCGCCGTCCTGCTCTACGGCATGAGCCTGATTTACGGCTATACCGGTTCGGTTGTCCTGCCGGAGATCGCCGCCCGACTGTCGGCCTCGCCGGCCGCTCTCGTCGGCATCGTCTTCATCCTGGCCGGCTTCGCCTTCAAGATCGCCGCCGTGCCTTTCGGGATGTGGGTGCCCGATGTCTACGAGGGCGCTCCGGTGCCGATAACCGCTTTGTTGGCGATGGCGTCGAAGGCGGCGTCGTTCGCGGTCATCACCCGCGTATTCCTGACCGCCTTCGCTGATGCGCCTTACAACTGGCCGCTGATAATCGCCTGGCTCGCGGCGGCCAGCATGGTGGCCGGCAACCTGGCCGCCATCCTCCAGACCAATGTCAAACGGCTGCTGGCCTACTCGTCGATCGCCCAGGCCGGTTATCTGCTTACCGGCCTGGTGGCTGCCGGGCCGAACGGCGTAAAGGGGATCATCTTCTACACCGCCCTGTACGTTTTCGCTTCCGCCGGCGCGTTCGCCGTCGTGGCGGCGGTGAGGGACGAGACCGGCTCGGACGATATCGCCGCCTACCGCGGATTGGCGCGCAGCTCGCCCCTGCTCGCCGCGGCAATGACGGTCGCGCTGCTTTCCATGGCCGGCATACCACCGCTGGCCGGCTTCGTAGGCAAGCTCTACCTCTTCCTCGCCGTCCTGGAGAAGGGGTGGTTCTGGCTGGCTCTCCTAGGCTTCGTCATGTCGATGGTGTCGGTCTACTACTACCTGCTGGTCGTCAAAGCCATGTACCTCGGCGAACCGGCCGGCGAGGCCCCGGCGGACGGCTGCTCAGCGCTCCGCTGGGCGGCGCTGGTAAGCCTGGTCCTCACGGTGGTGTGCGGCGTATACCCCACGCCGCTCGCCGCACTCGCCAGCCGTGTTGCCCAGAACTTTTTCCAGTAG
- a CDS encoding tripartite tricarboxylate transporter substrate binding protein, with the protein MRKLILILTVLLVTALVLAGCGGPTAQKAEAPKYPTKAVEIIIPWDAGGATDVLFRALGNVFPKYAGNQQLIVKNVPGGGAAIGYTEAMKYKGDGYGIVAAASPMVSKMHMSSVKFDINTFAPVILIADNACMIMVPKDSPYKDLKDFLADAKKRPGEVTVGNGGSGGGTHLAALAFENFVGDVKFKHVPFQGGGPQITAVLGKHVDAVMVSAPEGVPQAHAGQLRILGVFGEKRLPKFPNVATAKEQGVDFKFTMWRGVLAPKDTPPEIVKQMHDIFKKTMEDATFKAKAEELSVDLKYLGVEDFGKFLKAEDQQYMNLIKKAKLGDRYK; encoded by the coding sequence GTGCGCAAACTGATTTTGATTCTGACTGTCCTGTTGGTCACGGCCTTGGTGCTTGCCGGCTGCGGCGGCCCGACCGCGCAGAAGGCCGAGGCGCCCAAGTATCCGACGAAAGCGGTGGAAATCATAATCCCCTGGGATGCGGGCGGCGCGACCGATGTGCTGTTTCGCGCCCTCGGCAACGTCTTCCCGAAGTATGCCGGCAACCAGCAACTGATCGTGAAGAACGTCCCCGGCGGCGGTGCGGCCATCGGCTACACCGAGGCGATGAAGTACAAGGGAGACGGCTACGGTATCGTGGCGGCCGCTTCGCCGATGGTCTCCAAGATGCACATGAGCTCGGTCAAGTTCGACATCAATACATTCGCCCCGGTGATCCTGATCGCCGACAATGCCTGCATGATCATGGTTCCCAAAGATTCTCCCTATAAGGATCTGAAGGATTTCCTGGCTGATGCCAAGAAGCGTCCCGGCGAAGTTACGGTGGGCAACGGCGGCTCGGGCGGCGGGACCCACCTGGCGGCCCTGGCCTTTGAAAACTTTGTCGGCGATGTCAAGTTCAAGCATGTGCCCTTCCAGGGCGGCGGGCCGCAGATAACCGCCGTGCTTGGCAAACATGTCGACGCGGTTATGGTGTCGGCGCCTGAAGGCGTTCCCCAGGCCCATGCCGGTCAGTTACGCATTCTCGGTGTCTTCGGCGAAAAACGCCTGCCAAAATTCCCGAATGTGGCCACCGCCAAGGAGCAGGGCGTAGACTTCAAGTTCACCATGTGGCGCGGCGTGCTGGCGCCCAAGGATACCCCCCCGGAAATCGTGAAACAAATGCACGATATCTTCAAGAAGACTATGGAAGACGCCACATTCAAGGCCAAGGCCGAAGAACTGAGCGTCGATCTGAAGTATCTGGGGGTCGAGGATTTCGGCAAGTTCCTCAAGGCAGAGGATCAGCAATATATGAATCTCATCAAGAAGGCAAAACTGGGCGACCGTTACAAATAG